The sequence below is a genomic window from Raphanus sativus cultivar WK10039 unplaced genomic scaffold, ASM80110v3 Scaffold0398, whole genome shotgun sequence.
TGAATCGGGTTTCAAGACACTGAATATAACGTTTCACgtgtaacatttaaatgtagatacataattattaaaaaaaacaaatttatatcatataaatatggTTTGATTCAAAAAATAACTCCGTGCTTTCAAATCACGGGTCAAAATCTTGTTAagatttaatattcaaaatcagTAAACCACAACAGCTACACGGATAGATCCCCTACTTAtgatctatttatatatttggatgAAAGGTATATCCATAGAGTAAACCTCCTTTTAGagataaatatggatttagcCATAGATTTGGAATACCAAAAAAATACAGTTATAAACATTTTGTCAAATCTGATATAAATCGACATCAGAATCACAAGAAAATATTATGGAAAGTTGTCTATTCAAATTGTTGCATTCGGAAATGTGGGGGTTCTTTTTTGCCTCACATTTTTTCTCTACTCAAGCTTGAAACGTATATGCATATGGTAAGGTTATGAacaataacaaatatattatggaaaatgaaaagaaaaagaaattcaaaatctaTTCAACTTGAACAAAGATGGAGATCGAAGAAGCTTGTAAGAACCGTTCCTTCTCATGCCAATGGAATCGAGACCACCACAGGGACTACCCAACCCGCAAATCGGAGAACTAATCaaaccatcatcatcttcatcataaTCATCACCCTGAACATCGGACTCTATTTCAGCCAAAACCTTGTAGAAGAAGTCAACCTCGCAAGGAAGAACAATGGGCCCATCACGTCTATATCCATATTCATTCTCTGCGTCTTCTAACAAGTTCTTGAACAAAGGATGGTTCAACAGTTTCGTTTTCACCACGATTCTCTGTTTCATGGGACCCACGTAAACAGTGAAACACTTTTTCTTGATCTTTCCTATGGATTCCCTGTTCTTAGCATCCTCGAGATAAGCAGAGCCATTCCAAGTCTTGCTCCTTGTGAGAGAAACCGTGGTTGAAGAGCTCGTTTTGCCAAAAGTCTTTATTTTTCTCCATGTCTTCATTATCGGACTCTCCATTATAGCATATCACTCTTCTTATGAGGAGGTTAGAATCCAGAATCGCGAAAATGTTAATGGGTCAGGCCCCAAGCTTCATTTGACATTtgctgtgtttttttttttctggcttTATATGTTTCCTGAATACATGTTATATATAGAAATTGACAATTAGAAGAGGGCGGCGGCCCTAACTTTCCATTTACCCTTACTTCACCATTTACGAAGTCATGGTCTAATAATTGAGTTTCTTATAATATAGTCCTTGATAAATAAACATATCTTTTCAAACTTATTATTGATGATCTGGTATGATTGTTTTATTCACTTTGTCAACGGAAAGGGTTTAGTCACCTTTCCAAGACGGATACGGggtttaaagaaatatttaagcatttcaaGGGAATATAAATGGTTTTGAATGATTCTAAAAGACTAGTAtatactttattttcttttaaaataagtaaaatgtGGTCAAACCATTGCTATGTTCTCTTTTCGGCAGATaagatgtgtttttttattacttATCTTTTGTTGCCATTGAAGTTCGAGTTTGCTTCTAGACCAATTAAATAATCGCATACCCATAGTTAAAGAAAGAGAGGAAATAATAAAGAGACATGTTTCCCACATTTTCCATGAAATGTATCTATAAATACCAGAAAAGTCAGCACCCGAcaaataatcaattttaaatagtttttttatttatttgttacttTATCAGTTGACATATAAAATTACCGCTGTGAAAAAACCTTCCTATTAAAAgcccttttttcaaaaaaaaaacccttcCTCACAttgcaatataaaaaaataactgtagttaattataattataattttaattggtaatttattttgtttggaaatGCACTAGCCACTAGGCATAACATGTGCCATTGGTTGGTGTTGACATAGTAAACTTGAGATAACTTATGATATAAGTTATCCTAATGAGATTAGGATTAGTAATAGAATGAGAGTTATCTATAAGATGTATTTACTAATGAGTTTAGGAAATCAAAAGTTGTATATAATGAGATGCTATGATGTAGCATAACTTATGAGTTTGAGTTTGAGATATTAATAAAGTGAGTAATTTTGAGATATCTAGTTTGCAAGAGGTTTACGATTCAATAATTGGTATCAGAACCTTCTATCGA
It includes:
- the LOC108846621 gene encoding auxin-responsive protein SAUR71-like — translated: MESPIMKTWRKIKTFGKTSSSTTVSLTRSKTWNGSAYLEDAKNRESIGKIKKKCFTVYVGPMKQRIVVKTKLLNHPLFKNLLEDAENEYGYRRDGPIVLPCEVDFFYKVLAEIESDVQGDDYDEDDDGLISSPICGLGSPCGGLDSIGMRRNGSYKLLRSPSLFKLNRF